A portion of the Nitrospirota bacterium genome contains these proteins:
- a CDS encoding abortive phage infection protein: protein MANLSTFSTIEEKVKKYKEDFSLDKLSDAFEWIALEAILNLNEDEIEDAITDGSMDGGIDAVYISDRDVHIFNFKYAETFEKSKANFPEIEIDKLLVTMGRIYERAIKEKDVNPLLWDKIVEIWELYKSGTLYFKYHLCSNKEKPIEQARSKFEGGLNKYKHVEYFYYDQEDIVQKILEKKYPKISGKVRFVDKQYFDRSDGPLKGIVATIYAADLIDLVKDPTNPDNINENAFNENVRVYLKLKNPINQGIYETALDDKNYEF, encoded by the coding sequence ATGGCAAACCTAAGCACGTTTAGCACAATTGAGGAAAAGGTAAAAAAATATAAAGAAGACTTCAGTTTAGATAAGCTCAGCGATGCCTTTGAGTGGATTGCATTGGAAGCTATTCTGAATCTAAACGAAGATGAGATTGAAGACGCTATTACTGATGGATCAATGGATGGCGGAATTGATGCCGTATATATAAGTGACCGCGATGTCCATATCTTCAATTTCAAGTATGCTGAAACGTTTGAGAAGTCAAAAGCCAATTTCCCGGAGATAGAAATAGATAAGCTTTTGGTAACTATGGGACGAATATATGAGCGAGCGATCAAAGAGAAAGATGTTAACCCTCTTTTGTGGGATAAGATAGTTGAGATTTGGGAACTATACAAATCAGGCACATTATATTTTAAATACCACCTCTGCTCGAATAAAGAAAAGCCCATAGAACAAGCGCGTTCTAAATTTGAAGGAGGATTAAACAAATATAAACATGTAGAATACTTTTATTATGACCAAGAAGATATTGTTCAAAAGATATTGGAGAAGAAATACCCGAAGATCAGCGGAAAAGTGCGCTTCGTCGACAAACAATATTTTGATAGAAGTGATGGGCCATTAAAAGGCATCGTCGCCACTATCTACGCTGCCGACCTAATAGATCTGGTGAAGGATCCTACCAACCCAGACAATATAAACGAAAACGCATTTAATGAAAATGTCCGCGTTTATCTAAAACTCAAGAATCCCATTAATCAAGGCATTTACGAAACAGCCCTTGACGATAAGAACTACGAATTCT